In Natrinema amylolyticum, the following are encoded in one genomic region:
- the cofD gene encoding 2-phospho-L-lactate transferase yields MVTFLSGGTGTPKLLDGAAAAFSPEETTVVANTGDDIELGGLFVSPDVDTLLFQGGGILDRETWWGIEGDTHRTNSALSDIASAAGLPEGPQYLPDERQTEGRELANWRRFSGVAEFMTIGDRDRAVHITRTSLIDEGHTLSEATERLASAFGLTIDLLPMSDDPVASLVHTDEGVMHFQEYWVAHRGEPAVDTVEFRGSSKADPAPGVLEALDDTVVIGPSNPVTSIGPMLALPGVADALAQTTVVAVSPFLGDDAFSGPAGDLMAAVNAEPSTEGLATAYPFADAFVIDDGDDADFDQPTVRTDIAIDDGEDAARVIRAVDDAIGRVD; encoded by the coding sequence ATGGTAACCTTCCTCTCCGGGGGCACTGGAACGCCAAAGCTGTTAGACGGCGCTGCCGCCGCGTTCTCGCCGGAGGAGACCACGGTCGTCGCCAACACCGGCGACGACATCGAGCTCGGCGGGCTCTTCGTCTCGCCGGACGTCGATACGCTGCTGTTTCAGGGCGGTGGGATCCTCGACCGAGAGACGTGGTGGGGCATCGAGGGCGACACGCATCGAACCAACTCGGCGCTCTCCGACATCGCGTCGGCCGCGGGACTGCCAGAGGGGCCGCAGTACCTGCCCGACGAGAGACAGACCGAGGGTCGAGAACTCGCGAACTGGCGGCGGTTTTCGGGCGTCGCCGAGTTCATGACGATCGGCGACCGCGACCGGGCCGTCCACATCACGCGGACGAGCCTCATCGACGAGGGTCACACGCTGAGCGAGGCGACCGAACGCCTCGCGAGCGCGTTCGGGCTGACGATCGATCTCCTCCCGATGAGCGACGACCCCGTCGCCAGCCTCGTCCACACCGACGAGGGAGTCATGCACTTCCAGGAGTACTGGGTCGCCCACCGCGGCGAGCCGGCCGTCGACACCGTCGAGTTCCGCGGCTCCTCGAAGGCCGACCCCGCACCGGGCGTCCTCGAGGCGCTCGATGACACCGTGGTTATCGGCCCGTCGAACCCGGTCACCAGTATCGGACCGATGCTCGCGCTGCCGGGCGTGGCCGACGCGCTCGCCCAGACGACGGTCGTCGCCGTCTCGCCGTTCCTCGGCGACGACGCCTTCTCCGGGCCCGCGGGCGACCTCATGGCGGCCGTCAACGCCGAGCCGAGCACTGAGGGGCTCGCGACGGCCTATCCGTTCGCGGACGCCTTCGTGATCGACGACGGCGACGACGCCGACTTCGACCAGCCGACGGTCCGGACGGACATCGCGATCGACGACGGCGAAGATGCTGCGCGCGTGATCCGAGCGGTCGACGACGCAATCGGGCGCGTGGACTGA
- a CDS encoding cupin domain-containing protein, whose amino-acid sequence MGYDTVAKTDPDSVIDEEWGGMWFLKDELGTEELGISVLELEPEGKGMEHDESDSGQEEVYYVVEGTIDVELADADETVTLETDEAIRLDAEETRQIHNRGDERAKLVLVGAPL is encoded by the coding sequence ATGGGCTACGATACCGTTGCCAAGACCGATCCGGACTCAGTCATCGACGAGGAGTGGGGCGGCATGTGGTTCCTCAAGGACGAACTCGGGACCGAGGAGCTGGGTATCTCGGTCCTCGAACTCGAGCCCGAGGGGAAGGGAATGGAACACGACGAAAGCGACTCCGGCCAGGAGGAGGTCTATTACGTCGTCGAGGGAACGATCGACGTCGAACTGGCCGACGCCGACGAGACCGTGACGCTCGAGACGGACGAGGCGATCCGGCTGGACGCCGAGGAGACCCGTCAGATCCACAACCGCGGCGACGAACGCGCGAAGCTCGTGTTAGTCGGCGCGCCGCTGTAA
- a CDS encoding tRNA-dihydrouridine synthase, whose translation MTATLPFTPPLALASLSGEADADWARAGAEYAGAAFLGGIALDADSRAAARELVDRDRTEFLPDDPLAFIDRELEALAETPIQPAFNVRSATVDPVVDAARVCRDREAYLEINAHCRQDELCAVGCGETLLRDGERLARYVDRAAATGATVGVKVRAEVPGVDLPDLARGLESAGADFVHVDAMDSESVIADVVDATDLFVIANNGVRGGETVREYVDYGADAVSVGRPSDNPVVLERVRDAVARQLGLEASG comes from the coding sequence ATGACTGCGACACTGCCCTTTACACCGCCGCTCGCGCTCGCGAGTCTCAGCGGCGAGGCCGACGCCGACTGGGCGCGGGCCGGGGCCGAGTACGCCGGTGCCGCGTTCCTCGGCGGCATCGCCCTGGACGCCGACTCCCGCGCGGCCGCACGCGAACTCGTCGACCGGGATCGAACCGAGTTCCTGCCCGACGACCCGCTCGCCTTCATCGACCGCGAACTCGAGGCGCTCGCGGAAACGCCGATTCAACCGGCGTTCAACGTCCGGAGCGCGACCGTCGACCCCGTCGTCGACGCCGCCCGCGTCTGTCGAGATCGGGAGGCGTACCTCGAGATCAACGCCCACTGCCGACAGGACGAACTCTGCGCCGTCGGCTGCGGGGAGACGCTCCTGAGAGACGGCGAGCGACTCGCGCGATACGTCGATCGGGCGGCCGCGACCGGTGCGACCGTCGGCGTGAAGGTCCGCGCGGAGGTCCCCGGCGTCGACCTGCCGGACCTGGCTCGCGGCCTCGAGAGCGCTGGTGCGGACTTCGTCCACGTCGACGCGATGGACAGCGAATCAGTCATCGCCGACGTCGTCGATGCGACCGACCTGTTCGTGATCGCCAACAACGGCGTCCGCGGCGGCGAGACCGTCCGCGAGTACGTCGACTACGGCGCAGACGCGGTCAGTGTCGGCCGGCCCAGCGACAACCCGGTCGTGCTCGAGCGGGTTCGCGACGCGGTAGCGCGACAGCTGGGGCTCGAGGCGAGCGGATAG
- a CDS encoding triphosphoribosyl-dephospho-CoA synthase gives MRSSAGNAQLALLLEVAATPKPGNVDRHRDLADLRFEHFMAGAVGAREGLELAADGAAVGPAFERAVEGMAAQEGGNTQFGSLLLLVPLVRAAREDLSQPVVESVVRETTVGDAASFYRAFEHVDVGVADPPDDMAALDVRRGADAVPAVEERGLTLFDIMDRSVPGDDVAREWVRGFDRSFAAAERLAAADGPLSARTAAVFLSLLADRPDTLVATRHDEATAREVTDRAAELLEANALETDPEAVESFADGLVDRGINPGTTADLTAAGLFIALEHEAVVL, from the coding sequence ATGCGATCGTCGGCAGGGAACGCACAACTGGCGCTGCTCCTCGAGGTCGCGGCGACCCCCAAGCCCGGGAACGTCGACCGCCACCGGGATCTCGCGGATTTGCGGTTCGAACACTTCATGGCCGGAGCGGTGGGTGCCCGCGAGGGGCTCGAACTCGCGGCCGACGGCGCGGCGGTCGGACCGGCGTTCGAGCGGGCCGTCGAGGGGATGGCCGCTCAGGAGGGCGGGAACACGCAGTTCGGGTCGCTCCTGTTGCTCGTTCCGCTGGTACGGGCCGCTCGCGAGGATCTCTCACAGCCCGTCGTCGAATCCGTCGTCCGTGAGACGACCGTCGGCGACGCGGCATCGTTCTACCGCGCGTTCGAACACGTCGACGTCGGCGTCGCCGACCCGCCCGACGACATGGCGGCCCTCGACGTGCGCCGCGGCGCGGACGCGGTCCCGGCCGTCGAAGAGCGCGGGCTGACGCTATTCGACATCATGGACCGAAGCGTTCCCGGCGACGACGTCGCTCGCGAGTGGGTCCGCGGGTTCGACCGCTCGTTCGCGGCGGCCGAACGGCTCGCCGCGGCCGACGGCCCGCTCTCGGCGCGGACCGCGGCGGTCTTCCTCTCGCTGCTCGCCGACCGACCGGACACGCTCGTCGCGACGCGTCACGACGAGGCGACCGCCCGAGAGGTGACCGACCGCGCCGCGGAACTGCTCGAGGCGAACGCCCTCGAGACGGACCCCGAGGCCGTCGAGTCCTTCGCCGACGGACTCGTCGATCGCGGGATCAACCCCGGAACGACGGCCGATCTGACCGCGGCTGGGCTGTTCATCGCGCTCGAGCACGAGGCGGTCGTGCTATGA
- a CDS encoding DUF5059 domain-containing protein has product MRQTRRTWLKGSGAVIVSLGLAGCSDSSDGDESAEGEPSGDEESATTEPAERAVAAEWNAMRARLWDALAAGEAGKTGTGAAIAGDTFERFETASGEYNAHELLEETDRDRYEEFEEALGELRREGLERADLDRTREETVIGDEELAGAQRTLVGEETARTLDLQAFGTTVADAVVLADAGAFDAAETIATDALERFEEAAVHDAIAEADSEVYEEFEGAVDAVATAAADEDLEGVRSNVADALAAANDGAYVLAPSESAAGAGQIATYQARGWDAAALAGLGGPSTAFAHATALTGYQARAYDAVWLFERGQRDAAGQLVENAFAHFEGARAHEALEEASEDAYHRFEEDGLDALATAIENDDPEGVDSAVSAIDDGLVTGIEALGTGVEPALLEAAFFRARLGDALERYYQGESGVAAGITRELFETFERNEADFHETLEETDHDLYETVEEEHLQGLIDAFESEDDGAAQEHTEGLEEALGEFETTAGTTAQVSAVRSSAMAARAFDAGVLDTLGDAARAESVLQGLFEDFERGAGGFHEALEEADHDLYESFEGALGDARSAAADGGDVSAAARTFNERAIEAIYTVVADAGRSFGDAAASIAGNALASFEQARVHELLEEADHEIYEGFEGALEDYIGALEDGSEVEAAAETFATAALRAQFAVAGAPDAAPSGDGTADSDERSDSGTDLEGGPNVVEGVPDDADHVVDMQAVAFEPETLTVERGDTVAWTHAAGEPHSVSAYEDRIPDAADYWASGGFDGEDAAREGWENGEGAVQSGESYVRTFETTGEHEYVCIPHEAAGMIGTVVVE; this is encoded by the coding sequence ATGCGACAGACACGACGGACGTGGTTGAAGGGGAGCGGTGCTGTGATCGTGAGCCTCGGCCTCGCCGGCTGTTCGGATTCGTCCGACGGGGACGAGTCGGCGGAAGGGGAACCGAGCGGGGACGAGGAGTCGGCGACGACGGAACCGGCGGAGAGGGCCGTCGCCGCCGAGTGGAACGCGATGCGGGCCCGCCTGTGGGACGCGCTCGCGGCGGGGGAAGCCGGGAAGACCGGAACGGGTGCCGCCATCGCCGGCGACACGTTCGAACGATTCGAGACGGCCAGCGGCGAGTACAACGCCCACGAACTCCTCGAGGAGACCGACCGCGATCGCTACGAGGAGTTCGAAGAAGCGCTCGGCGAACTCCGGCGAGAGGGCCTCGAGCGCGCGGATCTCGACCGGACCCGCGAGGAGACCGTCATCGGTGACGAGGAACTTGCCGGAGCTCAGAGGACGCTCGTCGGCGAGGAGACGGCACGGACGCTCGATTTACAGGCGTTCGGGACGACCGTTGCTGACGCCGTCGTCCTCGCCGACGCCGGTGCCTTCGATGCCGCCGAGACCATCGCGACCGACGCCCTCGAGCGGTTCGAGGAGGCGGCCGTCCACGACGCGATCGCCGAGGCCGACAGCGAGGTATACGAGGAGTTCGAAGGCGCCGTCGACGCCGTCGCGACGGCCGCGGCCGACGAGGACCTCGAGGGGGTTCGTTCGAACGTGGCGGACGCGCTCGCGGCGGCCAACGACGGCGCGTACGTCCTCGCGCCGTCCGAGTCGGCGGCGGGCGCCGGCCAGATCGCCACCTACCAGGCCCGCGGCTGGGACGCCGCCGCGCTCGCGGGGCTGGGCGGGCCGTCGACGGCGTTCGCCCACGCGACTGCACTGACCGGCTATCAGGCGCGGGCCTACGACGCCGTCTGGCTCTTCGAGCGCGGACAGCGGGACGCGGCAGGGCAACTCGTCGAAAACGCCTTCGCACACTTCGAGGGCGCCCGCGCACACGAGGCCCTCGAAGAGGCCAGCGAGGACGCCTACCACCGGTTCGAGGAAGACGGACTCGACGCGCTCGCGACGGCCATCGAGAACGACGACCCCGAGGGCGTCGACAGCGCCGTCAGCGCGATCGACGACGGGCTCGTGACCGGGATCGAGGCGCTGGGAACCGGCGTCGAACCGGCCCTGCTCGAGGCGGCCTTCTTCCGAGCCCGGCTGGGAGACGCGCTGGAGCGATACTACCAGGGCGAGAGCGGGGTCGCCGCCGGGATCACCCGCGAGTTGTTCGAAACCTTCGAACGAAACGAGGCCGACTTCCACGAAACGCTCGAGGAAACCGACCACGATCTCTACGAGACCGTCGAGGAGGAGCACCTGCAGGGCCTGATCGACGCCTTCGAGAGCGAGGACGATGGGGCCGCCCAGGAACACACCGAGGGACTCGAGGAAGCGCTCGGCGAGTTCGAGACGACCGCGGGAACGACCGCGCAGGTCAGCGCCGTCCGGAGCAGCGCCATGGCCGCCAGAGCGTTCGACGCGGGCGTACTGGACACCCTCGGCGACGCCGCTCGCGCGGAAAGCGTCCTGCAGGGTCTCTTCGAGGACTTCGAGCGCGGTGCCGGGGGCTTCCACGAGGCGCTCGAGGAGGCCGACCACGACCTTTACGAATCCTTCGAGGGTGCGCTCGGCGACGCCCGCAGCGCCGCGGCCGACGGCGGAGACGTGAGCGCGGCGGCCCGGACGTTCAACGAGCGGGCGATCGAAGCGATCTATACCGTCGTCGCGGACGCGGGCAGGTCGTTCGGCGACGCCGCTGCGTCGATCGCGGGGAACGCGCTCGCGTCGTTCGAACAAGCGCGGGTCCACGAACTCCTCGAGGAGGCCGACCACGAGATCTACGAGGGCTTCGAGGGGGCGCTCGAGGACTACATTGGGGCGCTCGAGGACGGGTCGGAGGTCGAAGCAGCTGCTGAGACGTTCGCGACGGCGGCGCTGCGGGCGCAGTTCGCAGTCGCCGGAGCGCCCGATGCCGCCCCGAGCGGTGACGGAACGGCCGACTCCGACGAGAGGTCCGATTCGGGGACCGACCTCGAGGGCGGCCCAAACGTCGTCGAGGGCGTTCCGGACGACGCCGACCACGTCGTCGACATGCAGGCCGTCGCCTTCGAGCCGGAGACGCTCACCGTCGAACGGGGCGACACCGTCGCCTGGACGCACGCGGCCGGCGAGCCACACTCGGTCTCGGCCTACGAGGACCGAATTCCGGATGCCGCCGACTACTGGGCCTCGGGCGGGTTCGACGGCGAGGACGCTGCCCGCGAGGGCTGGGAGAACGGCGAAGGTGCGGTTCAGTCGGGCGAGTCGTACGTCCGGACGTTCGAGACGACCGGCGAACACGAGTACGTCTGCATCCCCCACGAGGCGGCCGGCATGATCGGAACCGTCGTCGTCGAGTGA